In a genomic window of Amycolatopsis japonica:
- a CDS encoding ABC transporter ATP-binding protein has product MTPPELRVENVTLRFGGIRALDDVSFTVGSGSLHALIGPNGAGKSSCFNVISGLYRANTGSVRLGDTVLSGLPPHRLARLGVGRSFQNAALSPGSTVLDNVMLGRHALTKGGFLACGLRLPWTVRAERRHSARVREICDFLGIGGLVDLPVGALPYGAVKRVDLARALAVEPVLLLLDEPAAGMNATETAELAGTIRDVRDELGISILLVEHDMGLVMGIADRVTVLDFGKRIADGTPAEVQSDPDVIRAYLGTEATA; this is encoded by the coding sequence ATGACGCCGCCCGAGTTGCGCGTCGAGAACGTGACCCTGCGCTTCGGCGGGATCCGGGCGCTGGACGACGTCTCGTTCACCGTCGGCTCCGGTTCGCTGCACGCGCTCATCGGCCCGAACGGCGCCGGCAAGTCCAGCTGTTTCAACGTGATCAGCGGCCTCTACCGGGCGAACACCGGAAGCGTCCGGCTCGGCGACACCGTCCTTTCCGGACTCCCGCCGCATCGGCTCGCCCGGCTCGGGGTCGGCCGGTCGTTCCAGAACGCTGCCCTTTCCCCCGGCTCGACCGTGCTCGACAACGTCATGCTCGGCCGCCACGCGCTGACCAAGGGCGGTTTCCTCGCCTGCGGCCTCCGTCTGCCGTGGACGGTCCGGGCCGAACGCCGCCATTCCGCACGGGTGCGGGAGATCTGCGACTTCCTCGGCATCGGCGGGCTGGTGGACCTCCCGGTCGGCGCGCTGCCCTACGGCGCGGTGAAACGCGTCGACCTCGCCCGCGCGCTCGCCGTCGAACCGGTCCTGCTGCTGCTCGACGAACCCGCGGCGGGCATGAACGCGACCGAGACCGCCGAACTGGCCGGGACGATCCGCGACGTCCGTGACGAACTCGGCATCTCGATCCTGCTGGTGGAACACGACATGGGGCTGGTGATGGGCATCGCGGACCGGGTCACCGTCCTGGACTTCGGCAAGCGCATCGCCGACGGCACACCGGCCGAGGTCCAGTCGGATCCGGACGTGATCAGGGCATATCTCGGCACGGAGGCCACGGCGTGA
- a CDS encoding branched-chain amino acid ABC transporter permease has product MNTFLQLVVNGLGKGAVFALLALGFVIIFKATEVVNFAHGSLVLFGGYLVVVTREALGWVGASLVGIVSAGLLALLLERFLLSRSRHADANSLALLTIGVDVIITEEIVRRLGVTLPFLGDAWDAKPFQLGGITLFRTHLVALLVAAVLITAFTLAFKYSNWGVAMRAQAENREAAALMGIRSSRVTATAWVVAGVLAGVAVLFIATQDFSGAGLSRGTHSIALAAFPAAILGGLDSTAGAVVGGLVVGLVEALSAQYVSFDFSKSAVFLVMLVVLVVRPSGLFGTRESTRV; this is encoded by the coding sequence GTGAACACATTCCTGCAACTCGTGGTGAACGGACTCGGCAAGGGCGCGGTGTTCGCGTTGCTGGCGCTGGGTTTCGTGATCATCTTCAAGGCCACCGAAGTGGTCAACTTCGCGCACGGGTCGCTCGTGCTCTTCGGCGGCTACCTGGTCGTCGTGACCCGCGAAGCGCTCGGCTGGGTGGGTGCCTCGCTGGTCGGCATCGTCTCGGCGGGTCTGCTCGCCCTCCTGCTGGAACGGTTCCTGCTGTCCCGCTCGCGGCACGCGGACGCGAACAGCCTGGCGTTGCTGACCATCGGCGTCGACGTGATCATCACCGAGGAGATCGTGCGGCGGCTCGGCGTCACGTTGCCGTTCCTCGGCGACGCCTGGGACGCGAAACCGTTCCAGCTCGGCGGGATCACGCTGTTCCGCACGCATCTGGTGGCGCTGCTCGTCGCCGCGGTGCTGATCACCGCGTTCACGCTGGCGTTCAAGTACTCGAACTGGGGCGTCGCGATGCGGGCACAGGCCGAGAACCGCGAGGCCGCCGCGCTGATGGGCATCCGCAGTTCCCGGGTGACGGCGACCGCCTGGGTGGTCGCGGGCGTCCTCGCCGGGGTCGCGGTGCTCTTCATCGCCACGCAGGACTTCTCCGGCGCGGGGCTGTCCCGCGGCACGCACTCCATCGCACTCGCCGCGTTCCCCGCGGCCATCCTCGGCGGGCTGGACTCGACGGCGGGCGCGGTGGTGGGCGGCCTCGTCGTCGGGCTCGTCGAGGCGCTTTCCGCGCAGTACGTGTCGTTCGACTTCTCCAAGAGCGCGGTCTTCCTGGTGATGCTCGTGGTCCTGGTGGTGCGGCCGTCGGGGTTGTTCGGGACGAGGGAGAGCACACGTGTCTGA
- a CDS encoding branched-chain amino acid ABC transporter permease: protein MSDTAVKTPAAAPTAPPPKRDRGRLLKALAWVALLVVLLAIPLYLDAAWLKAGQYMMIGGVGAIGLTLLVGQAGQLSLAHAFFLLAGATGYTVLSGPSDDERVIGLGLDPGLSLIGAVVVAALLGLAFAPVSGRLRGIYLGVASLSLVFLGLYFGQSAETLTGGTSTGRTPEPFSLFGFPFTNGGPEIELMGVPIRQAERLWYLFLLLTVLAFVVAKAAVRSRVGRSWRAVRDNEAAASVMGVSVTRAKAGAFAVSSAYAGLAGAMTVLWFDILKPDESEFGTYGINISIAFLAMVIIGGLGSVPGALVGALIVNGLPQVLSLYSADLGWFSGTGDGALTPILVSSFVYGAAIILVVLFEPGGLAAIGRRITPAKKPHLPEEQDK, encoded by the coding sequence GTGTCTGACACCGCCGTGAAAACCCCCGCCGCCGCCCCGACGGCACCGCCCCCGAAACGCGATCGGGGACGCTTGCTCAAAGCGCTGGCCTGGGTCGCGCTGCTGGTGGTCCTGCTCGCGATCCCGTTGTACCTCGACGCCGCCTGGCTGAAGGCCGGGCAGTACATGATGATCGGCGGGGTCGGCGCGATCGGGCTGACGCTGCTGGTCGGGCAGGCCGGGCAGTTGTCGCTGGCGCACGCGTTCTTCCTGCTGGCGGGCGCGACCGGGTACACCGTCCTTTCCGGACCGTCCGACGACGAGCGCGTGATCGGGCTCGGGCTCGATCCCGGGCTGTCGCTGATCGGCGCGGTGGTCGTCGCCGCGCTGCTGGGGCTGGCGTTCGCGCCGGTCTCCGGACGGTTGCGCGGGATCTACCTCGGTGTCGCGTCCCTTTCCCTGGTGTTCCTCGGGCTCTACTTCGGACAGTCGGCCGAGACGCTGACCGGCGGGACGTCGACCGGGCGCACCCCGGAACCGTTCTCGCTGTTCGGTTTCCCGTTCACCAACGGCGGCCCCGAAATCGAGCTGATGGGCGTGCCGATCCGGCAGGCGGAACGGCTCTGGTACCTGTTCCTGCTGCTGACCGTGCTCGCGTTCGTCGTCGCCAAGGCGGCGGTGCGCAGCCGGGTCGGCCGGTCGTGGCGGGCGGTGCGGGACAACGAGGCCGCCGCGTCCGTGATGGGCGTCAGCGTCACGCGGGCCAAGGCGGGCGCGTTCGCGGTCTCCTCGGCGTACGCGGGGCTCGCGGGCGCGATGACCGTGCTGTGGTTCGACATCCTCAAACCCGACGAGAGCGAATTCGGCACGTACGGCATCAACATCTCCATCGCCTTCCTGGCCATGGTGATCATCGGGGGACTCGGCTCGGTGCCCGGCGCGCTGGTGGGCGCGCTGATCGTCAACGGGCTGCCGCAGGTGCTTTCGCTGTACTCCGCCGATCTCGGCTGGTTCTCCGGAACCGGGGACGGCGCCTTGACCCCGATCCTGGTCAGTTCGTTCGTCTACGGCGCCGCGATCATCCTCGTGGTGCTCTTCGAACCGGGCGGACTCGCCGCGATCGGACGACGGATAACACCCGCCAAGAAACCTCATCTCCCGGAGGAGCAAGACAAATGA
- a CDS encoding ABC transporter substrate-binding protein: protein MKRTYPAVALAAVLALSACSTKAGDSGSSGADGSGVKTDKGATASEITLGVMTDKTGVFKNLGLGITQGNELWAKDFNAAGGVCGRQVKLETVDHGYKADTAKTLYPQIEPKVLGFVQLLGSPVVAALKQNIASDKTVAAPASWSSELLDNQYVMIVGTTYDLEIIDGLSYFQEKGLVKDGDTIGHVYIDGEYGKNGLRGSQYYAKKHNLTVKEVKITSTDNDLTNIVTGLKGDGVKAIVLTTSPAQTGSALAANKALGLNVPVLGNNPVFDPVLLKSPAANALDKLTIVASSVPFSADIPKAKEVATKYKAAYKETPNGGIPYGYAVGEVWGAVLKKACENKDLTRDGVAAALKQTTSASTEDLVAALDFSKPGTPATRQVYAATPDASAEGGVRYVKPLFEAPEAKEYVAPHQK from the coding sequence ATGAAGCGCACATATCCGGCCGTCGCGCTGGCGGCGGTCCTCGCCCTTTCGGCGTGCAGCACGAAAGCGGGCGACTCGGGGTCCTCGGGGGCGGACGGTTCGGGCGTCAAGACCGACAAAGGGGCGACGGCCTCGGAGATCACCCTCGGCGTGATGACCGACAAGACCGGGGTGTTCAAGAACCTCGGGCTCGGTATCACGCAGGGCAACGAGTTGTGGGCCAAGGACTTCAACGCCGCGGGCGGGGTGTGCGGCCGTCAGGTCAAACTCGAGACCGTCGACCACGGCTACAAGGCGGACACGGCCAAGACGCTGTATCCGCAGATCGAGCCGAAGGTCCTCGGCTTCGTGCAGCTGCTCGGCTCGCCGGTGGTGGCCGCGCTGAAGCAGAACATCGCCTCGGACAAGACCGTCGCCGCGCCCGCGTCGTGGTCTTCGGAACTGCTCGACAACCAGTACGTGATGATCGTCGGGACGACCTACGACCTGGAGATCATCGACGGGCTGTCGTACTTCCAGGAAAAGGGCCTGGTGAAGGACGGCGACACGATCGGGCACGTCTACATCGACGGCGAGTACGGCAAGAACGGCCTGCGCGGCTCGCAGTACTACGCGAAGAAGCACAACCTGACGGTGAAGGAGGTCAAGATCACCTCCACCGACAACGACCTCACCAACATCGTCACCGGGCTCAAGGGCGACGGCGTCAAGGCCATCGTCCTGACCACGTCCCCGGCGCAGACGGGTTCCGCGCTCGCGGCGAACAAGGCGCTCGGGCTCAACGTGCCCGTGCTCGGCAACAACCCGGTGTTCGATCCCGTGCTGCTGAAGAGCCCGGCGGCGAACGCGCTGGACAAGCTGACCATCGTCGCCAGCAGCGTCCCGTTCTCCGCCGACATCCCGAAGGCCAAGGAAGTCGCCACGAAGTACAAGGCGGCGTACAAGGAGACCCCGAACGGCGGGATCCCCTATGGCTACGCGGTCGGTGAGGTGTGGGGCGCGGTGCTCAAGAAGGCGTGTGAGAACAAGGACCTCACCCGTGACGGCGTCGCGGCGGCACTGAAGCAGACGACGTCGGCGAGCACGGAGGATCTCGTGGCGGCGCTGGACTTCTCGAAGCCGGGCACCCCGGCGACACGTCAGGTGTACGCGGCGACACCGGACGCGTCGGCCGAGGGCGGCGTCCGCTACGTCAAGCCACTGTTCGAGGCTCCCGAGGCGAAGGAGTACGTGGCCCCGCACCAGAAGTGA
- a CDS encoding Glu/Leu/Phe/Val dehydrogenase dimerization domain-containing protein: MSVQELVVRRGRRSGVTTMVAVHSSTLGPAVGGCRFKVYPRVHDAIDDVLRLSAAMTRKCAVAGLDFGGGKSVVALDGVPSPEQRREILLDHADLIASLDGAYLVGPDVGTGPADMLVLRERTPHVFCLPEEHGGTGSSSGPTAVGVLAALRAGARAVFGDDGMKGRKVVISGYGSVGAHLAANLVEQGAEVVVSDVDERRLAAAREQGLALVQPEKVPGIEADVLIPAAVGGVFGPGTEVAAPLVVGPANNQLTDDTVAEALAARGVLWIPDFVASAGGVVYTLGREKESLTHAEALNRVEALEKTTQGILDAASANGTTPLAEADALAEARLTSGAGPRTPSPREPRTVA, from the coding sequence ATGTCCGTACAGGAGCTGGTCGTCCGGCGGGGGCGCCGGTCCGGGGTGACGACGATGGTGGCCGTGCATTCGAGCACGCTCGGCCCGGCCGTCGGCGGCTGCCGGTTCAAGGTCTATCCGCGTGTCCACGACGCGATCGACGACGTCCTGCGGTTGTCCGCGGCGATGACCCGCAAATGCGCGGTCGCGGGTCTGGACTTCGGCGGCGGCAAGAGCGTCGTCGCGCTCGACGGCGTGCCGTCCCCCGAACAGCGGCGCGAGATCCTGCTCGACCACGCCGACCTCATCGCGTCACTCGACGGTGCGTATCTCGTCGGCCCCGACGTCGGAACCGGCCCGGCGGACATGCTCGTGCTGCGCGAGCGGACCCCGCATGTCTTCTGCCTGCCCGAGGAGCACGGCGGTACCGGTTCTTCGAGCGGGCCGACCGCCGTCGGCGTGCTCGCCGCGCTGCGAGCGGGTGCGCGGGCGGTCTTCGGTGACGACGGGATGAAGGGCCGCAAGGTGGTCATCAGCGGCTACGGCTCGGTCGGCGCCCACCTCGCCGCGAACCTGGTCGAGCAGGGCGCGGAGGTCGTCGTGTCCGATGTGGACGAACGACGTCTCGCCGCGGCCCGCGAACAAGGACTGGCCCTGGTCCAGCCGGAGAAGGTACCCGGCATCGAGGCCGACGTCCTGATCCCCGCGGCCGTGGGCGGGGTCTTCGGCCCGGGAACCGAGGTCGCCGCGCCGCTCGTCGTCGGCCCGGCCAACAACCAGCTCACCGACGACACCGTTGCCGAAGCCCTCGCCGCCCGGGGAGTCCTGTGGATCCCGGATTTCGTCGCGAGCGCCGGGGGAGTCGTCTACACCCTCGGCCGCGAGAAGGAGAGCCTGACGCACGCCGAAGCACTCAACCGCGTCGAGGCGCTGGAGAAGACCACGCAAGGGATCCTCGACGCCGCTTCGGCCAACGGCACCACGCCGTTGGCCGAAGCGGACGCGCTCGCCGAAGCGAGACTCACTTCTGGTGCGGGGCCACGTACTCCTTCGCCTCGGGAGCCTCGAACAGTGGCTTGA
- a CDS encoding Lrp/AsnC family transcriptional regulator codes for MDELDSAIIRELQADARQSNRDIARKVGVAPSTCLERTRLLRERGVIRGYHADIDLRSLNRGVQAMVSAQVRPLSREVIDSFQRSVAELPEVLSVFVTAGSDDFLIHVAAQDVDQLHAFLVDRLAKRKEIIGFRSSIIFRHLRKTELEPLPRRIPGDTP; via the coding sequence GTGGACGAACTTGATTCGGCGATCATCCGGGAACTCCAGGCGGATGCGCGGCAGTCGAACCGCGACATCGCCCGCAAGGTCGGCGTCGCGCCGTCGACCTGCCTGGAACGGACGCGGCTGCTGCGGGAGCGCGGCGTCATCCGCGGCTATCACGCCGACATCGACCTGCGCAGCCTCAACCGCGGCGTGCAGGCGATGGTCTCGGCGCAGGTGCGGCCGCTGAGCCGGGAGGTGATCGATTCCTTCCAGCGTTCGGTCGCGGAATTGCCGGAGGTGCTCTCCGTTTTCGTCACCGCCGGCAGCGACGATTTCCTGATCCACGTCGCCGCCCAGGACGTCGATCAGCTCCACGCATTCCTGGTGGATCGCTTGGCGAAGCGCAAAGAGATCATCGGCTTCCGGAGTTCGATCATTTTCCGGCATCTGCGCAAGACCGAGCTGGAACCCCTTCCGCGCCGAATACCGGGTGACACCCCCTAG
- a CDS encoding GNAT family N-acetyltransferase has product MRVFLETERLVLRQFTDADVDDLFALYDDPEVMRYLNGGEPADRAEIEKLDLPAFLGYYERFPGYGFWAAIEKASGDFLGWFHFRPLKGHHTDDPELGYRLNRSSWGKGYATEGSLALLEKGFTELGVQRIWAATMAVNLGSRRVMEKIGMRYVRTFHEHFDHPIPGTEEGEVEYAITLDEWRSAPKPHSED; this is encoded by the coding sequence ATGCGTGTCTTTCTGGAGACCGAGCGGCTCGTCCTGCGGCAGTTCACCGACGCCGACGTCGACGATCTGTTCGCGCTCTACGACGATCCCGAAGTCATGCGGTACCTCAATGGGGGCGAACCCGCCGACCGGGCGGAGATCGAAAAGCTGGACCTTCCCGCCTTTCTCGGTTACTACGAGCGTTTCCCCGGTTACGGGTTCTGGGCGGCGATCGAGAAAGCGAGCGGGGATTTCCTGGGGTGGTTCCATTTCCGCCCGTTGAAGGGACACCACACGGACGACCCCGAGCTGGGTTACCGGCTGAACCGGTCGTCCTGGGGCAAGGGGTACGCGACCGAAGGTTCGCTCGCGCTCTTGGAGAAGGGTTTCACCGAACTGGGGGTCCAGCGGATCTGGGCGGCGACCATGGCGGTGAACCTGGGGTCCCGGCGGGTCATGGAAAAGATCGGGATGCGGTACGTCCGGACCTTTCACGAGCACTTCGACCACCCGATCCCCGGCACGGAGGAGGGCGAGGTCGAGTACGCCATCACCCTGGACGAGTGGCGGTCGGCGCCCAAACCGCATTCAGAGGACTAA
- a CDS encoding YigZ family protein — protein MADRYLTVAGTGVHEIEIRRSRFLCALAPVTSEEAAREVIAARKKADPAARHHCHAFVLGADGRTQRSSDDGEPAGTAGTPMLEVLRRRELTDTVAVVTRYFGGVLLGAGGLIRAYGQAVSEAVDVIGVREYRRLRLVEVVVDYDRAGRLENDIRSSPYLLHATRFEDVAHFDVGLAPDQGEAFHAWLADLTGGEALAEEIGETWLPTGRV, from the coding sequence ATGGCGGATCGTTATCTCACCGTGGCGGGTACCGGGGTCCACGAGATCGAAATCCGGCGTTCGCGCTTCCTCTGCGCGCTCGCGCCGGTCACCTCGGAAGAGGCCGCCCGCGAGGTGATCGCCGCCAGGAAGAAGGCCGATCCGGCCGCCCGGCACCACTGTCACGCGTTCGTGTTGGGCGCAGACGGACGCACCCAGCGTTCGAGTGATGACGGCGAGCCCGCGGGCACGGCGGGCACCCCGATGCTCGAGGTGCTTCGCCGTCGCGAGCTGACCGACACGGTCGCCGTGGTGACCCGGTACTTCGGCGGGGTGCTGCTCGGTGCCGGCGGACTGATCCGGGCGTACGGGCAGGCCGTTTCGGAGGCCGTCGACGTCATCGGGGTGCGGGAGTACCGGCGGCTGCGGCTGGTGGAGGTGGTCGTCGACTACGACCGGGCCGGCCGCCTGGAGAACGACATCCGCTCGTCGCCGTACCTGCTGCACGCGACGCGCTTCGAGGACGTCGCGCATTTCGACGTCGGGCTCGCGCCGGACCAGGGGGAGGCGTTCCACGCCTGGCTCGCCGACCTCACCGGCGGGGAGGCCCTGGCCGAGGAGATCGGCGAAACCTGGCTGCCCACCGGCCGCGTTTAG